CTGTGTTCCTTCCGGAGCCTTGGCAAGCTCGTCCTCGGTAAGCGCTACCGGACGGATAACCGCGTGCGGACAAACGTATGCACACCGGTTACACTGGATACAGTTCTCCGGTTTCCATACCGGGATGTCTACCGCGATACCACGTCTCTCGTATGCGGAAGATCCGGACGGAGTGGAACCGTCTACATAATCCTTGAAGGCAGATACCGGAAGTGTATTTCCTTCCTGTGCGTTTACCTTCGCCTGGATATTCTTAACAAAATCTACAACGTCAGCTCTGCCGCCCTTAACTTCCGGTGTGAACAGGCCTTCGTCCTGGCAGGACTTCCAGGATTCCGGAACTTCTACTTCGTGTACCTGTTTTGCTCCGGCGTCGATGGCGTCGTAGTTCATCTGTACGATCTTGTCGCCCTTTCTTCCGTAGGTAGCCTTCGCAGCCTTCTTCATCAGGTCGATGGCTTCCTCCTCCGGAATGATGGAAGCCAGCTTGAAGAACGCGGACTGCAGTACGGTGTTGATACGTCCGCCAAGTCCGATCTCCTTACCGATCTTGATACCGTCGATGGTGTAGAACTTGATGTTGTGGTCGGCGATGTAAGCCTTTACCTGTCCCGGCAGGTGCTTCTCAAGACCTTCCATATCCCATGGGCAATTGAGAAGGAATGTACCGCCGTCTACCAGCTCCTGAACCATGTTGTACTTGTTCACATAAGACGGATTGTGGCAGGCCACAAAGTTCGCCTGATGGATCAGGTAGGTGGACTTGATCGGGGATTTACCAAATCTTAAGTGAGACATGGTAACACCGCCGGATTTCTTGGAATCGTAGTCAAAGTATGCCTGTGCGTACATATCGGTGTTGTCGCCGATGATCTTGATGGAGTTCTTGTTGGCTCCGACAGTTCCGTCCGCGCCAAGTCCCCAGAACTTACAGTTGATGGTTCCTTCCGGTGTGGTAACCAGCGCCGGGCCGGCTTCCAGAGAAAGGCCTGTCACATCATCTTTGATACCGATGGTGAATCTTGCTTTGTCTTTGTTGTTGAATACCGCAACGATCTGCTCCGGTGTGGTATCCTTGGATCCAAGTCCGTAACGTCCGCAGTTTACAGGAACGTTCTCAAACTTGCTTCCCTTCAGGGCAGATACAACGTCCAGGTACAGAGGCTCGCCCTGTGCGCCCGGCTCTTTGGTCCGGTCAAGAACGTTAATATATTTTACAGTGTCCGGGATCGCGTCTACCAGTGCCTGTGCGCAGAACGGACGATACAGACGTACTTTGACAACGCCCACTTTCTCGCCTGCAGCTACCAGGTAGTCGATGGTCTCCTCGATGGTATCACATACAGAACCCATTGCAACGATGACTTTCTCAGCGTCTGCAGCTCCGTAGTAGTTAAACAGCTTGTAGTCTGTTCCGATCTTGGCGTTTACCTTGTCCATGTATTCCTGAACGATCGCTGGCATAGCATCGTAGTAAGGATTACATGCCTCTCTTGCCTGGAAGAAGATATCCGGGTTCTGAGCGGAACCTCTCTGGCAGGGATGATTCGGGTTCAGCGCGTGATTCCGGAACGCGTCGATGGCGTCCATATCCACCAGGTCCTTCAGGTCCTCGTAATCCCAGGTCTCGATCTTCTGGATCTCGTGAGAAGTACGGAAACCGTCGAAGAAGTTGATGAACGGCAGCTTGCCTTTAAGCGCCGCGCAGTGCGCAACCGGCGTCAGGTCCATAACCTCCTGTACGCTGGACTCGCAGAGCATGGCAGCTCCGGTCTGACGACAGGCATATACATCGGAGTGATCTCCGAAAATGGAAAGTGCGTGGCTGGCGATCGCACGGGCGGATACGTTGAACACACCCGGAAGCTGCTCGCCCGCTACCTTATACAGGTTGGGGATCATCAAAAGCAGACCCTGAGAAGCGGTAAAGGTAGTGGTCAGAGCGCCTGCCGCCAGAGATCCGTGTACCGCGCCTGCAGCGCCGGCCTCAGACTGCATCTCTGTCACCTGAACCGTCTGTCCGAAGATGTTCTTTCTTCCTTCGGTCGCCCACTCATCTACATGCTCCGGCATAACAGATGACGGCGTGATCGGATAAATAGCCGCAACTTCTGTGTACGCATATGACGCATGAGCCGCGGCCTGGTTACCATCCATGGTCTTCATTTTTCTTGCCATTTTTGTTGTTCCTCCTTAAATGTTACTTACATGATCATACTTTGACATATATCATTATTATAGTCCCTGGCATTTTAAAAGTCTAGTGATTCTTGGGCTTATTTTTGTTCCTTTTTCTGTACATCCGGCTGCTTTTCCCGCAGACTCTGCACCCCTTCCGCCAGGATCTTCACATCGTCCAGGATATAGTCGAAAGCCCCTGCCTTATAGAGATTGATCACGATCATTCCCGCAGGCACGGCCAGGATCATCCCCAGCACGCTTCCCATCCGGTATCCCACGTACAGAAGCACCAGCGTCACCAGAGGTTTCATACCAATACTGTCCCCCACCAGCTTGGGCTGGGTCAGCTGGTGTACCAGCTGGGTCACTGCGTAAAGCACCAGAAGAGCCACCACCATCCGGTAGTTTCCACTGAAAAGATGGTAGGCAGCCCAGGGAATGAGGGCCGTCCCGGTGCCAAAGAAAGGCAGGAAGTCCAGGAATGCGATGAGCAGGGCTAAAAGGAAGGAAAAATGGACGTCCAGAAGAGCAAATCCTGCCAGCAGAATGAAGAAGACCACCACCATGATCTTTAACTGAGCCTTAAAATATCCTCCCACCGCGTACTTGAGATTGGACATCACCATGGACATCCTTCTGACCAGCGGATCCGGCGCGATTCGCTTGGCCCAGGCGATCACTTCCTCCCGCTCTGCCACGAAGAAATAGGCTGAGATGATGGTCACCAGCACCGCGATCAGGATCGAGGGGATCCGCTTGGCGAAATTCCCCGCCGCCAGCACGGTAGGCGTACTTAAGTTCCGGATCAGGTCCCCGGCAGTCTCTCCCAGATTCTCTGTGAAGGTATGCCATCCCTCCTGCACCCCCTCAGGCAGCATTTCGAAAATACCGTTAAAGCTTTCCCCTATGGAATGGAGGCCTGCGCTCAGTTCCCGGTACAGCGTAGGCATGTCTGTAACCAGAGCCGCCACCTCCTGGAACAGCCGGCTCCCCGCCCAGTAAAGCAGCAGGACCACCGCTGCCAGAACCAGGATGATCACCAGGGCAGAGCTTAGCTTCTTCACGATCTTCAGCCGTTTCTCCAGCCAGTTCACCACCGGACTTACGATATAGGCAATGAACCAGCCGATCACAAAGGGCATAAAATACACCAGAAGTTCCAGGCCGATCCACACAAAGAGGATCGTGCCTGCCAGGCTGAACGCCAGG
This window of the Massilistercora timonensis genome carries:
- the nifJ gene encoding pyruvate:ferredoxin (flavodoxin) oxidoreductase — its product is MARKMKTMDGNQAAAHASYAYTEVAAIYPITPSSVMPEHVDEWATEGRKNIFGQTVQVTEMQSEAGAAGAVHGSLAAGALTTTFTASQGLLLMIPNLYKVAGEQLPGVFNVSARAIASHALSIFGDHSDVYACRQTGAAMLCESSVQEVMDLTPVAHCAALKGKLPFINFFDGFRTSHEIQKIETWDYEDLKDLVDMDAIDAFRNHALNPNHPCQRGSAQNPDIFFQAREACNPYYDAMPAIVQEYMDKVNAKIGTDYKLFNYYGAADAEKVIVAMGSVCDTIEETIDYLVAAGEKVGVVKVRLYRPFCAQALVDAIPDTVKYINVLDRTKEPGAQGEPLYLDVVSALKGSKFENVPVNCGRYGLGSKDTTPEQIVAVFNNKDKARFTIGIKDDVTGLSLEAGPALVTTPEGTINCKFWGLGADGTVGANKNSIKIIGDNTDMYAQAYFDYDSKKSGGVTMSHLRFGKSPIKSTYLIHQANFVACHNPSYVNKYNMVQELVDGGTFLLNCPWDMEGLEKHLPGQVKAYIADHNIKFYTIDGIKIGKEIGLGGRINTVLQSAFFKLASIIPEEEAIDLMKKAAKATYGRKGDKIVQMNYDAIDAGAKQVHEVEVPESWKSCQDEGLFTPEVKGGRADVVDFVKNIQAKVNAQEGNTLPVSAFKDYVDGSTPSGSSAYERRGIAVDIPVWKPENCIQCNRCAYVCPHAVIRPVALTEDELAKAPEGTQAIDMIGMPGMKFTMTVSAYDCTGCGSCANVCPGKKGEKALVMGNMEENVGCQETFDFGREIPVKPEVVAKFKPETVKGSQFKQPLLEFSGACAGCGETPYAKLITQLFGDRMYIANATGCSSIWGNSSPSTPYTVNEKGQGPAWSNSLFEDNAEFGYGMLLAQKAIRKRLKEEVEAVAASDQASAEVKEACQAYLDTFNCGVTNGDATDKLVAALEGCDCETCKDIVKNKDFLAKKSQWIFGGDGWAYDIGFGGVDHVLASGEDINIMVFDTEVYSNTGGQSSKATKTGATAQFAAGGKETKKKDLAGIAMTYGYVYVAQIAMGADFNQTVKAIAEAEAYPGPSLIIAYAPCINHGIKKGMSKAQTEEQLAVECGYWNNFRFNPAAEGNKFTLDSKEPKQEDYQAFLDGEVRYNALKRANPEKAEKLFAKNEAEAMDRYAYLQKLVTLYGEE
- the ytvI gene encoding sporulation integral membrane protein YtvI encodes the protein MGTSYREQLGDNRPYWKVIVSLAFSLAGTILFVWIGLELLVYFMPFVIGWFIAYIVSPVVNWLEKRLKIVKKLSSALVIILVLAAVVLLLYWAGSRLFQEVAALVTDMPTLYRELSAGLHSIGESFNGIFEMLPEGVQEGWHTFTENLGETAGDLIRNLSTPTVLAAGNFAKRIPSILIAVLVTIISAYFFVAEREEVIAWAKRIAPDPLVRRMSMVMSNLKYAVGGYFKAQLKIMVVVFFILLAGFALLDVHFSFLLALLIAFLDFLPFFGTGTALIPWAAYHLFSGNYRMVVALLVLYAVTQLVHQLTQPKLVGDSIGMKPLVTLVLLYVGYRMGSVLGMILAVPAGMIVINLYKAGAFDYILDDVKILAEGVQSLREKQPDVQKKEQK